The DNA sequence GAGGCGCACCGGGAACCCGCCGTCGGTGAACAGTCGTTCGAAGCGCGCGACGCGTCGCTCCTTGACGTCGTGGTTGCCCGGAACGACGAGAACCGGGACGCCGACGTCGTCGAGAATCGAACGCACGCACGCGATGTCGCGTTCCTCGCCGTCCTTCGTCAGATCGCCGGAGACGACGATGGCGTCCGCTCCCCGGCGCTCGGCGTCGGCCAGCGTCTCTCGAAACAGCTCTTGCGTCCGGTGAAACACCTTCCACGTTCCCTCCGCGTCGACGGAGACGTGCGGGTCCGAGACGACGGCGACTCTCGTCGGGGTCGCGGCTCGCGGCCGGTCGAAGCGTGCGAGCGGACGCTCCGAGGCGGCGAACGCACGCAACGCCGCCGCCGAGGCGGCATCGTCTTCCGCGAACTGCGGTCGTTCGGCGAGTTCTTCGACGCTCATCGACCTGAGATAGCGGGGTCCGACTGATAAGCGTAGTGAATTTCCTATATAGTCATCACCGTATCGATATATACTCGCCAACAAATGCGGAGTCGGCGTCGTCAGTAGGTGGGGAAAAACGAGGGGGAGGAGGACGCTGTTCCGGTCGTGCGGACACCCCCAGCGCCTGATACCATGGCGAAACTACAAGGGCGGGAGCGCCGACTGTGTTACAATGACTGAGAGACCACTCCGGGCGACGGTGAGTCTTCGAGGAGTGCTGTTCGCTCCTGACGGCGACGTTCTCGTCGTTCAGCGGACGAGCGACGAGGGATGGGAACTGCCGGGCGGCCGCCTCGGGGCGCAGGAGGACGCGAACGAGGGCGTGAAGCGCGAAATCGTCGAGGAGACGGGACTGGACGTGAATCTCGGGCAACCAGTGCACGCCCTCGCGTGGCGGAACGACGACGACAACGGGCGGTTCGGCGTCTACTACTACGCCACCGTCACCGAGCGGACGGTGTCTCTGAGCCACGAGCACGTCGGCTACGAGTGGCTCTCGCCGCGGAAGGCCGAGCGCCGACTGAGCGGTCCGCAGGGAGACGCCGTGAGCAACGCCCGGGAGGTGCACGACGAGTGAGCGACGGGGGCGAGGGCCGCCCGGCGATACGCGCCCTCGACGACCGGACCGTCCGCCAGATAGCCGCCGGGGAGGTGGTCGAACGACCCGCGTCGGTCGTCAAGGAACTCGTCGAGAACAGCCTCGACGCCGACGCGACTCGCATCTCCATCGCCGTCAACGCCGGCGGGACGGAGGGCGTCCGCGTCCGCGACGACGGCGTCGGGATGGACCGCGACGACGTCGAGATGGCCGTCGAGGAGCACACCACGAGCAAGATATCCGACGTCGACGACCTCGAATCCGGCGTCGGGACGCTCGGCTTCCGGGGGGAGGCGCTGCACACCATCGGCGCCGTCTCCCGCCTCACCGTCCGGTCGAAACCGCGCGGCGGCGACGGCGCCGGGACGGAACTCCGCGTCGAGGGCGGCGAGGTGGCCGACGTGCGCCCCGCGGGGTGTCCGGAGGGCACCGTCGTCGAGGTCGAGGACCTCTTCTACAACACGCCCGCGCGTCGGAAGTTCCTGAAGACGACGGCGACGGAGTTCGACCACGTCAACACCGTGGCGACGCAGTACGCCCTCGCCAACCCGGACGTGGCGCTCTCCTTGGAACACGACGACCGCGAGGTGTTCGCCACCGAGGGCCGCGGCAGTCTGGCGTCGACGGTGCTCTCGGTGTACGGGCGGGAGGTGGCGGAGTCGATGGTCCGCGTCGACGCCGAACCCGACGCCGGCCCCGTCGACTCGGTGACGGGCCTCGTCAGCCACCCCGAGACGACCCGGAGCGCGCGCGACTACCTCTCGACGTTCGTCAACGGTCGCTACGTGACCGCCCGACCGCTCCGTGAGGCCGTCTTAGACGCCTACGGCGGGCAACTCGCCCCCGACCGCTACCCGTTCGCCGTCCTGTTCGCCGACGTGCCGCGGGAGACGGTGGACGTGAACGTCCACCCCCGCAAAATGGAGGTGCGGTTCGACGACGAGTCCGGCGTCAAGCGCGCCGTCGAGTCGGCCGTCGAGTCCGCGCTCCTGGGCGAGGGGCTGATTCGCTCCTCGGCGCCGCGGGGTCGCTCCGCGCCCGACGAGGTGGAACCCGCGCCGGAGGCGCCGGAGACGGAGGCCCGCGGCGGGAAGGGGCACAGTCCCCAGCCACCGTCGTCGTCGGACGCCCCGCCGGACCGGTCGGAATCGAAGACGGAGGCGGCCGGCCGCGGCGACGGAGACGACGCCGGAGGGGTCGAAGCCGAGGCGTCGGAGTCGGGCGCGGGCGAATCTGCCGAATCTGCCGAAGTACCGAAATCGGTCGACTCGGCGGCCGACTCCGACGGCGAAAACGAATCGAGCCTCCCCGACGGGGACGGAACCGACGTGACCGACGACGAGGCGTGGTCCGTCTCGGCCGGCCGGACCCGCTCGCGGCCCGAGCGCGCGCCGGGGACGCCGAGCGCGTCCGTCGGAGGCGAATCGACGGCTTCCGAGACGGCGAGCGAGTCGTCGCCGGCGTCCGGAGCCGATTTGTCACCGACGGCGGCCGAGGCGACGCAGTCGTCGCTGGACGGCGCGTCGAGCGGTGCGGGAGGCGAGGAAGCGACGGGCATCGACGACGCCCGAGACGGGAGCGACCGCTCGCGGCGACTCGGCGCGCCGACGGTCCAGCGCGACCTGTCGGGCGATGCGGCGGCGCTGGAACCCGAGTTCGACTCGCTGCCGTCGATGCGCGTGCTCGGCCAACTGCACGACACCTACGTCGTCGCGGAGACGACCGACGGGATGGTGCTCGTCGACCAGCACGCGGCCGACGAGCGGGTGAACTACGAGCGTCTGCAGGCAAAGCTCGCCGGCGACGTGGCGACGCAGGCGCTGGCCGACCCCGTCGAAGTAGAACTCACGGCGCGCGAGGCGGCGCTATTCGAGGAGTACCGCGAGGCGCTCTCGGAGACGGGGTTTCGGGCGGAACGAACCGACGAGCGGACCGTCGAGGTGCGGAGCGTCCCGGCCGTGTTCGCGGAGGCGCTCCGACCCGAACTCCTCCGGGACGCGCTCACGGCGTGCGTCAGCGAGGGGGAGTCGGGCGGCCGCGAGACGGTGGACGCCGTCGCGGACGAACTGCTCGCGGACCTCGCGTGCTACCCGTCGGTGACGGGCAACACGTCGCTGACCGAGGGGTCGGTCGTGGACCTGCTCTCGGCGCTGGACGACTGCGAGAACCCCTACGCCTGCCCGCACGGCCGGCCGGTTCTTATCGAACTGGGCGACGAGGAGATAGCCGACCGGTTCGAGCGGGACTACCCGGGTCACGGCGGGCGACGGGCGGAGTGAGCGGACGCCGTCGTCGCGGGTCCCGCCGTCGTCGCGAGCGGACCGACCGAACTTATGTACCGTCTCGCAGAACGGGGAGGCATGACCGACATCGTAACCTTCGGGGAGACGATGCTACGCCTCTCGCCGCCCCGCGGGGAACGGTTGGAACGGACGCGAACGCTGGACGTCCACCCGGGCGGCGCGGAGAGCAACGTCGCCGTCACGGCGTCCCGACTGGGCGCCGACGCCGTCTGGCTCTCGAAGCTTCCGGACTCGCCGCTGGGCCGCCGCGTCGTCTCGGAACTGCGGAGCCACGGCGTGCGCACGGGCGTCGCGTGGGCGGACCCCGAGGCGACCCGGATGGGGACGTACTACGTCGAACACGGCGGGGCGCCGCGCGGGACGAACGTCGTCTACGACCGCTCGGACGCCGCCGTGACGACGGCGACGCCCTCGGAACTGCCGGGCGGCGCGGTGCGGAACGCCGACCTGTTCTACACCAGCGGAATCACGCCCGCACTCTCCCCGACGCTGGCCGAGACGACGGCGTCGCTGCTGGAGACGGCGACGGCGGCCGACACGACGACGGCGTTCGACCTGAACTACCGGTCGAAGCTGTGGACGCCCGAGGAGGCCGGCGAGACGTACCGGTCGCTGCTCCCGGACGTGGACGTGCTGGTGGGGGCCGAACGCGACATCGCCACCTGCCTCGGCCGCGAGGGCGACCCGGCGGACGTCGCGCGTGACCTGGCGGAGGAGTACGGCTTCGAGACGGTGGTCGTGACGCTGAGTTCCGAGGGGTCGCTCGCGTACCACGACGGGGAACTGCACGAACAGGGCGTCTACGAGTCCGAGACGTTCGACGCCATCGGCACCGGCGACGCGTTCGTCGGCGGCTTCCTCGCGAAGCGACTCGACGGCGGCGAGGTGCCCGAGTCGCTGGCCTACGGCGCGGCGGCGGCGTCGCTGAAGCGGACCGTCGACGGCGACCTGGCCGTCGTCACGGCCGCGGAAGTCGACGCCGTCGTCGAGGAGGACGCGGGCGGCATCTCGCGGTAGCGACGGGTCGGACCGACCGCGCCGGCCGACGCCCGAACGACTATTCCTCCGCAGTCCTCCTATCGGATATGACGCACGTGGTCATCGTCGGCGCCTACGGAAGTGCGGGCGTCGCCGCCGCCGAGGGACTCCTCGACGCCGTCGGCTCCGAGATAGACCGATTGACGCTCGTCGACGACGGCGAACCCGGCGGCGGCCTCTGCATCCTCCGGGGCTGTATGCCCTCCAAGGAGGTGCTGTCGGCCGCCGAGCACCGCTACCGGGCCCGCCACGACCACCGCCTGCGCGGCGACCCGCCGGAGATAGACCTCGACGCGGTCGTGAGGACGAAAGACGAACACGTCTCGAACTTCGCGGCGCACCGCCGCGAGGCGGTCCGCGAGATGGCGAGTCGCGACGGCGTCGAATTCCGCCACGAGACGGCGCGGTTCGTCGGCGACCGGACGCTCCGCGTCGGCGGCGAGGAGGTGGAGGCCGACCACGTCGTCGTCGCCACGGGGTCGACGCCGAACGTGCCCGACGTGTCCGGTCTCGACTCGGTCGACTATCTCACCAGCGCCGACGTGTTGGACGCGACCGACCTGCCGGACTCCGGCGTCGTGATGGGGTTCGGCTACGTCGGCCTCGAACTCGTCCCCTACCTCGCGGAGGCGGGCGTGGACCTCACCGTGGTCGAACACGACGAACGGCCGTTGGACGAGGCCGACCCCGCGTTCGGCGACGACGTACTCTCGCTGTACCGCGAGGAGTTCGACGTGGAGATTCGCACGGAGACGACCGAAGAGCGGATAGAGAAGACCGACGACGGGGTCAGGGTGCACGTCGACGGGCCGGACGGCCCGGACGCCCTCGACGCCGAGTCGCTGTTCCTCTTCACCGGGCGTCGCCCCGCGTTAGACGGCCTCGGACTGGCGGAGGCGGGCATCGACGCCGGGGAGGATGAGTGGGTCGAGGACACGATGCGGACGCGGGGGAACGACCGGGTGTCCGTCGTCGGCGACGCGAACGGGAAGGAGCCGATTCTGCACGTGGCCAAAGAGCAGGGACAGGTGGCGGCCGATAATATCCTCGCCGCCGAACGGGACGAGTCGCCCGAGGTCTACGAGAACGTCCACCACCACGTCGTCTTCTCCGGGGCGGCCGTCTACCCGTACGCGCGGGTCGGCCACTCCGAGGCGTCGGCCGAGGAGGCGGGTCTCGACCACGTCACCGTCCGCCGCGAGGCGGCCCGCGACGGCGTGTTCAAGACGAAACTGGCCCCTCGCGGGCGGGCGACGCTCGTCGTCGGCGCCGACGGCACCGTCCTCGGCTATCAGGGCCTGCACCTCCACGCCGACGCGATGGCGAAGACGATGCAGGTGGTCGTCGAACGCGGGATGGACGTGCGCGAGGTGCCCGACCGGGCGTACCACCCGACGACGCCGGAGATACTCGACGGACTCCTCCGACTCGCCGCGGAGCGACTGGAGTAAGGGAACCGACGCGCGCCGCGGCGAAGCGGTCGGTCGGGTCGCACGCGTCTCGGTCGCGTGTGACGGGAACCCACGAGAACGGATGCCTATGGCGCATAGATGCGACGGCTACAAATGCTCTAGTTGCATATCCGGCGTCGTAATGGCGACACTATCGTTCGAACCGCTGACGTACGAGGACATCCCGGCGGAGGTGCGCCCCTCTCTCGGACAGGCGCTCGTCCCCATCGTGGGGATGCTCGTCTTCCTCAGCGTCGGCGCCATCGCCCTGGGTCTCGACCCTCAGATACCGCTGCTGTTCGGTATCGCCTTCACCGGCCTCGTTGGTCGGTACTGGTACGGCGTCTCCTGGGAGACGATGTACGAGGGCATCGTCGACGGCCTCCGGATGGGCATGCAGGCGATACTCATCATCTTCGTCATCTACATGCTCATCTCGACGTGGACGGGCGCGGGGACGATTCCCTCGCTCATCTACTACGGACTCGAACTCCTGACGCCGCGGGTGTTCCTGCCGGTGGCGACGCTGCTCGCCGCCGTCGTCGCGTTCGCCATCGGGTCGTCGTGGACCACCGCCGGGACCCTCGGCGTCGCGTTCATCGGCATCGGCGCGGGCCTCGGCGTCCCCGAACCGATGACCGCCGGCGCCGTCCTGACCGGCGCGTACACCGGCGACAAGGTGTCGCCGCTGTCGGACACGACG is a window from the Halogeometricum sp. S3BR5-2 genome containing:
- a CDS encoding NUDIX hydrolase, which produces MTERPLRATVSLRGVLFAPDGDVLVVQRTSDEGWELPGGRLGAQEDANEGVKREIVEETGLDVNLGQPVHALAWRNDDDNGRFGVYYYATVTERTVSLSHEHVGYEWLSPRKAERRLSGPQGDAVSNAREVHDE
- the mutL gene encoding DNA mismatch repair endonuclease MutL, whose protein sequence is MSDGGEGRPAIRALDDRTVRQIAAGEVVERPASVVKELVENSLDADATRISIAVNAGGTEGVRVRDDGVGMDRDDVEMAVEEHTTSKISDVDDLESGVGTLGFRGEALHTIGAVSRLTVRSKPRGGDGAGTELRVEGGEVADVRPAGCPEGTVVEVEDLFYNTPARRKFLKTTATEFDHVNTVATQYALANPDVALSLEHDDREVFATEGRGSLASTVLSVYGREVAESMVRVDAEPDAGPVDSVTGLVSHPETTRSARDYLSTFVNGRYVTARPLREAVLDAYGGQLAPDRYPFAVLFADVPRETVDVNVHPRKMEVRFDDESGVKRAVESAVESALLGEGLIRSSAPRGRSAPDEVEPAPEAPETEARGGKGHSPQPPSSSDAPPDRSESKTEAAGRGDGDDAGGVEAEASESGAGESAESAEVPKSVDSAADSDGENESSLPDGDGTDVTDDEAWSVSAGRTRSRPERAPGTPSASVGGESTASETASESSPASGADLSPTAAEATQSSLDGASSGAGGEEATGIDDARDGSDRSRRLGAPTVQRDLSGDAAALEPEFDSLPSMRVLGQLHDTYVVAETTDGMVLVDQHAADERVNYERLQAKLAGDVATQALADPVEVELTAREAALFEEYREALSETGFRAERTDERTVEVRSVPAVFAEALRPELLRDALTACVSEGESGGRETVDAVADELLADLACYPSVTGNTSLTEGSVVDLLSALDDCENPYACPHGRPVLIELGDEEIADRFERDYPGHGGRRAE
- the kdgK1 gene encoding bifunctional 2-dehydro-3-deoxygluconokinase/2-dehydro-3-deoxygalactonokinase, which translates into the protein MTDIVTFGETMLRLSPPRGERLERTRTLDVHPGGAESNVAVTASRLGADAVWLSKLPDSPLGRRVVSELRSHGVRTGVAWADPEATRMGTYYVEHGGAPRGTNVVYDRSDAAVTTATPSELPGGAVRNADLFYTSGITPALSPTLAETTASLLETATAADTTTAFDLNYRSKLWTPEEAGETYRSLLPDVDVLVGAERDIATCLGREGDPADVARDLAEEYGFETVVVTLSSEGSLAYHDGELHEQGVYESETFDAIGTGDAFVGGFLAKRLDGGEVPESLAYGAAAASLKRTVDGDLAVVTAAEVDAVVEEDAGGISR
- a CDS encoding dihydrolipoyl dehydrogenase family protein yields the protein MTHVVIVGAYGSAGVAAAEGLLDAVGSEIDRLTLVDDGEPGGGLCILRGCMPSKEVLSAAEHRYRARHDHRLRGDPPEIDLDAVVRTKDEHVSNFAAHRREAVREMASRDGVEFRHETARFVGDRTLRVGGEEVEADHVVVATGSTPNVPDVSGLDSVDYLTSADVLDATDLPDSGVVMGFGYVGLELVPYLAEAGVDLTVVEHDERPLDEADPAFGDDVLSLYREEFDVEIRTETTEERIEKTDDGVRVHVDGPDGPDALDAESLFLFTGRRPALDGLGLAEAGIDAGEDEWVEDTMRTRGNDRVSVVGDANGKEPILHVAKEQGQVAADNILAAERDESPEVYENVHHHVVFSGAAVYPYARVGHSEASAEEAGLDHVTVRREAARDGVFKTKLAPRGRATLVVGADGTVLGYQGLHLHADAMAKTMQVVVERGMDVREVPDRAYHPTTPEILDGLLRLAAERLE